In one Rutidosis leptorrhynchoides isolate AG116_Rl617_1_P2 chromosome 8, CSIRO_AGI_Rlap_v1, whole genome shotgun sequence genomic region, the following are encoded:
- the LOC139864315 gene encoding uncharacterized protein, with protein sequence MGESLKTQDKLRGWELQSLTGPLLCSLCSLEPDSHDHLFFNCVYSTQVWFFVKSNMTSNINSNSWKDFIEFASEFADKKSARSITSKLLFAASVYFIWQERNFRLFKKQSRSCANLVAVIYSTVRLKLLSLRWKPTKHAKLMKESWKIP encoded by the coding sequence ATGGGAGAAAGCCTCAAGACGCAAGATAAGCTTAGAGGATGGGAGTTGCAGTCGCTCACAGGCCCGTTGTTGTGCTCATTATGTTCCTTGGAGCCTGATTCGCATGACCATCTCTTTTTCAATTGTGTTTATTCGACGCAGGTTTGGTTCTTTGTAAAGAGTAATATGAcgagtaatattaatagtaactcTTGGAAGGACTTTATTGAATTTGCTTCTGAATTTGCGGATAAGAAGTCGGCAAGGAGCATCACGTCCAAGCTCCTGTTTGCAGCGTCGGTTTATTTTATCTGGCAAGAGCGCAATTTCCGATTGTTCAAGAAGCAATCTAGATCGTGTGCCAACTTGGTAGCTGTGATATATTCTACTGTCAGGTTGAAGTTACTCTCGTTGAGATGGAAGCCTACAAAGCATGCAAAATTGATGAAAGAGTCATGGAAGATCCCTTAA